One genomic window of Prochlorococcus sp. MIT 0801 includes the following:
- a CDS encoding DNA-directed RNA polymerase subunit omega, with product MNSNDLAKRGESLIRHSTNRYLTTVKIAFRAKQRRFDDFDGLLEESTVKPVQRSIIELSDEQDQPDLLPG from the coding sequence TTGAATTCCAACGATTTAGCAAAAAGAGGCGAGAGTCTCATCAGGCACTCAACTAATCGCTACCTCACTACTGTGAAGATTGCTTTTAGAGCAAAGCAAAGAAGATTTGATGATTTTGATGGACTTTTAGAGGAATCCACAGTTAAGCCAGTACAAAGATCGATAATTGAACTAAGTGATGAACAAGATCAACCTGATTTATTACCTGGTTAG
- the secG gene encoding preprotein translocase subunit SecG has protein sequence MIIPFLSWAWAISGVFLILLVLLHSPKGDGMGGLASSGSSMFTSASSAESTLNRATWACLILFLSLAVILSAGWLK, from the coding sequence ATGATCATTCCTTTTTTATCTTGGGCATGGGCAATCTCAGGAGTTTTTCTAATACTACTAGTTCTTCTTCATAGCCCAAAAGGTGATGGGATGGGTGGCCTAGCCTCTAGTGGGAGTTCAATGTTTACGAGTGCAAGCAGTGCAGAATCGACCTTAAATAGAGCAACCTGGGCATGTCTTATCTTGTTTTTATCTCTTGCTGTTATTCTTAGCGCAGGATGGTTAAAGTAA
- the gpmI gene encoding 2,3-bisphosphoglycerate-independent phosphoglycerate mutase produces the protein MSDSNPAVSMNKMKVAPVVLAILDGWGHREEIEHNAIKQASTPVIDALWHAYPHTLIEASGADVGLPDEQMGNSEVGHLTIGAGRIIQQELVRISNTVKENKLITNPALNKFSKSLKTDGGTLHIMGLCSDGGVHSHINHLCGLIEWAANKGLKNVSLHLFTDGRDTSAKSASKYIKTIEAKIKATGVGEISSLCGRYWAMDRDNRWERTSKAYELLTNPNLAISKLSASESINKSYQEGITDEFIEPVRLSSSFLKDGDGLVFFNFRPDRARQLVKALKLKDFDGFERKNKIDINVLTFTQYESGLPVSVAFPPEPLNDLLGQVISAHGLNQYRTAETEKYPHVTYFLNGGIEKPLKGEVRHLVPSPRVATYDLEPEMSADELTESCIRAIETGIYSLVVINFANPDMVGHSGIMKAAIKANEKVDSCVGKLLNSIGKLGGSLLITADHGNSEMMIGPDGQPWTAHTTNPVPVILIEGEKRKLSGYGNDIKLRKSGGGLADLAPTLLHLLNLPKPKAMTGTTLIEPINLPKKPNLIPQPAY, from the coding sequence ATGTCAGACAGTAATCCAGCTGTTTCAATGAATAAAATGAAAGTAGCGCCTGTCGTGCTAGCGATACTTGATGGTTGGGGACATAGAGAAGAAATTGAACATAATGCGATAAAACAAGCATCAACTCCTGTAATTGATGCCTTATGGCATGCCTATCCTCATACTCTTATTGAGGCTAGTGGTGCAGATGTTGGACTCCCAGACGAACAAATGGGTAACTCTGAAGTTGGCCATCTCACCATTGGAGCAGGGAGGATTATTCAGCAAGAACTAGTTCGAATATCTAATACAGTTAAAGAAAATAAATTAATTACAAACCCTGCTCTTAATAAATTCTCCAAATCCTTGAAAACAGATGGAGGAACGCTCCATATCATGGGACTTTGTTCTGATGGAGGAGTTCACAGCCACATTAATCATTTATGTGGATTAATTGAGTGGGCTGCCAACAAGGGGCTAAAAAATGTTTCATTGCATTTATTTACTGATGGGAGAGATACTTCCGCAAAGAGTGCATCTAAATATATAAAAACGATAGAAGCTAAAATCAAAGCAACAGGAGTAGGAGAAATTTCATCACTTTGTGGCAGATATTGGGCTATGGACCGAGATAATCGATGGGAAAGGACATCAAAAGCCTACGAATTATTAACCAACCCAAACCTTGCGATAAGCAAGCTATCAGCATCAGAAAGCATAAATAAAAGCTATCAAGAAGGAATAACAGATGAATTTATTGAACCCGTTAGACTTTCCTCCTCATTTTTAAAAGATGGAGATGGATTGGTTTTTTTTAATTTCCGTCCTGATAGAGCTAGGCAGTTAGTAAAGGCACTTAAATTAAAAGATTTTGATGGCTTTGAGAGGAAAAACAAAATAGATATTAACGTTCTTACCTTTACACAATACGAATCAGGTCTTCCTGTATCAGTTGCATTTCCACCTGAGCCTCTAAATGATTTGTTAGGTCAAGTGATTTCTGCTCATGGTTTAAATCAATATCGGACAGCTGAAACTGAAAAATATCCACACGTAACTTATTTTTTAAATGGAGGTATTGAAAAACCATTAAAAGGAGAAGTAAGACATCTTGTTCCTTCCCCAAGAGTTGCAACATACGATCTAGAGCCTGAGATGTCAGCAGACGAACTAACTGAAAGTTGCATCAGAGCAATTGAAACTGGAATTTACTCATTAGTAGTAATTAATTTTGCTAATCCAGATATGGTTGGACATTCGGGAATAATGAAAGCTGCGATAAAAGCTAATGAAAAAGTTGATAGCTGCGTTGGAAAATTATTAAATTCAATTGGGAAGTTAGGAGGATCTCTTCTCATAACAGCTGATCATGGTAATTCTGAAATGATGATTGGCCCTGATGGTCAACCATGGACCGCGCATACAACAAATCCTGTACCAGTTATACTTATTGAAGGTGAAAAGCGTAAATTGAGTGGATATGGTAATGATATAAAGCTAAGAAAGTCCGGCGGAGGACTAGCTGATCTGGCTCCAACTCTTTTACACTTATTGAATCTACCAAAGCCAAAAGCAATGACTGGAACTACTCTTATTGAGCCAATTAACTTACCTAAGAAACCGAATCTTATCCCTCAACCAGCATATTAA
- a CDS encoding Hsp70 family protein: MEKNNIDQSENIFPPEINKNVFGTLAIDLGSSTTVVVFQKENGQPPELLDLPPISRSPGEIPSLIWKLSEKEESYLIGQQIIDLNLINEKDNNLSQDFKRWIGSTEIEPIYDSKITPEKAGEILIHNIWGEVSKKVNIKRLVLTSPVDTYREYRTWLVNVCNSLEVKEIALVDEPTAAAMGAGLDPGSTLLVLDFGGSTIDMSIVALEGGEGKASPIAQLVRFDGNNLEGKSTQVLRTAKVLGKSGLRLGGKDIDRWISHHLLPEENPNNSILRKAEELKCELSDTNIKETLVITKKVKNNQNEEKFLKLSKKGLEELLLEKGLLKSIENLFIKTINIAKRNSFELKDLDSVVLVGGGSRIPLIKNYLSNICNSIPFLTPPPIEAIALGALNLTPGVQIKDVLNKGVSLRCWNKKNEKHIWHPLFLAGQTWPTNKPLEIILAASINNQLSIDLIIGEPMEEGSNEIVYINGLPTLTTIESKDKIKKIDNTIISIPLDPPGKIGQDCIKLIFNINDSCQLEVEGIDLRNNKQITSQNLGEIR; encoded by the coding sequence ATGGAAAAAAATAACATTGATCAATCCGAAAACATCTTTCCACCTGAAATCAACAAAAATGTTTTTGGAACATTAGCCATCGATTTAGGAAGTTCAACAACAGTAGTTGTTTTCCAAAAAGAAAATGGGCAACCTCCTGAACTTTTAGATCTACCTCCAATTAGTCGATCTCCTGGAGAGATACCAAGCTTAATTTGGAAGTTATCAGAAAAAGAAGAATCCTATTTAATTGGTCAACAAATTATAGATTTAAATCTCATTAATGAAAAAGACAATAACTTAAGTCAAGATTTTAAAAGATGGATAGGATCTACGGAAATTGAACCTATATATGATTCAAAAATCACACCAGAAAAAGCAGGTGAGATTTTAATTCACAATATATGGGGGGAAGTCTCAAAGAAGGTAAACATCAAAAGACTAGTATTAACTTCTCCAGTAGATACCTATCGAGAATATAGAACTTGGTTAGTCAATGTATGTAATTCCTTAGAAGTAAAAGAGATTGCTTTAGTTGACGAACCTACTGCTGCTGCCATGGGAGCTGGACTAGATCCAGGGTCAACATTACTTGTTTTAGATTTTGGAGGAAGCACAATTGACATGTCAATTGTTGCTTTAGAGGGAGGAGAGGGAAAAGCTTCACCAATTGCTCAGCTTGTTAGATTTGATGGCAATAATTTAGAGGGTAAAAGTACACAAGTTCTTCGCACAGCAAAAGTTCTTGGTAAATCAGGGCTTCGGTTAGGAGGAAAAGATATAGATAGATGGATATCTCATCATTTATTACCAGAAGAAAATCCAAACAATTCAATCTTGCGAAAGGCCGAGGAACTCAAATGTGAATTAAGTGATACTAATATAAAAGAGACGTTGGTTATCACTAAAAAAGTAAAAAATAATCAGAATGAAGAAAAGTTTTTAAAACTATCTAAGAAAGGACTTGAAGAATTACTTTTAGAAAAAGGGCTCCTAAAAAGTATTGAAAATCTTTTCATAAAAACAATTAATATTGCAAAACGAAATTCATTTGAATTAAAAGATCTTGATAGCGTGGTCTTAGTCGGAGGAGGATCTCGCATACCTTTAATTAAAAATTATTTAAGTAATATCTGCAATTCCATCCCTTTTTTGACTCCTCCACCTATTGAAGCAATTGCATTGGGAGCATTAAACCTCACGCCAGGAGTTCAAATAAAAGATGTTCTTAATAAAGGGGTAAGTTTAAGATGCTGGAATAAAAAAAATGAAAAGCACATATGGCATCCTCTTTTTTTAGCCGGTCAAACATGGCCAACAAATAAGCCTTTAGAAATAATTTTAGCTGCAAGTATAAATAATCAATTAAGCATAGATTTAATAATCGGAGAACCTATGGAAGAAGGATCAAATGAGATTGTTTATATTAATGGATTACCTACTTTAACAACAATAGAATCCAAGGATAAAATCAAGAAGATAGATAATACTATTATTTCAATCCCTTTGGATCCTCCTGGTAAAATTGGTCAAGATTGTATTAAATTAATTTTTAATATTAATGATAGTTGTCAACTTGAGGTTGAGGGTATCGATTTACGTAATAATAAACAGATAACAAGTCAAAATCTTGGAGAAATAAGATAA
- the groES gene encoding co-chaperone GroES has product MAAVSLSVSTVKPLGDRVFVKVSESEEKTAGGILLPDTAKEKPQVGEVAQVGPGKRNEDGSRQSPEISVGDKVLYSKYAGTDIKLGSDEYVLLSEKDILAVVN; this is encoded by the coding sequence ATGGCAGCTGTATCCCTCAGCGTCTCCACTGTAAAGCCACTTGGAGATCGTGTATTTGTAAAAGTTTCTGAGTCAGAAGAGAAGACAGCCGGAGGCATATTGCTTCCCGACACAGCTAAAGAGAAACCTCAAGTTGGCGAAGTTGCTCAGGTTGGACCTGGCAAACGCAACGAAGACGGCTCTCGTCAATCTCCTGAAATTAGTGTTGGAGACAAAGTTCTCTACAGTAAGTATGCAGGTACTGATATCAAACTTGGCAGTGATGAATATGTTCTTTTATCTGAGAAAGACATCTTGGCTGTCGTCAATTAA
- the groL gene encoding chaperonin GroEL (60 kDa chaperone family; promotes refolding of misfolded polypeptides especially under stressful conditions; forms two stacked rings of heptamers to form a barrel-shaped 14mer; ends can be capped by GroES; misfolded proteins enter the barrel where they are refolded when GroES binds) gives MAKRIIYNEQARRALERGIDILAESVAVTLGPKGRNVVLEKKFGAPQIINDGVTIAKEIELEDHIENTGVALIRQAASKTNDAAGDGTTTATVLAHAMVKAGLKNVAAGANAITLKKGIDKATEFLVEKIKDHSKPISDSNAIAQCGTIAAGNDDEVGKMIADAMDKVGKEGVISLEEGKSMTTELEVTEGMRFDKGYISPYFATDTERMEAVLDEPYILLTDKKIGLVQDLVPVLEQVAKTGKPLLIIAEDIEKEALATLVVNRLRGVLNVAAVKAPGFGDRRKAMLEDMAVLTNGQLITEDAGLKLENATLDMLGTSRRVTINKDTSTIVAEGNEVAVKARCEQIKKQMDETDSTYDKEKLQERLAKLSGGVAVVKVGAATETEMKDKKLRLEDAINATKAAVEEGIVPGGGTTLAHLAPALGDWSSSNLQGEELIGANIVEAALTSPLMRIAENAGANGAVVAENVKSKPVNDGYNAATGEYVDMLSAGIVDPAKVTRSGLQNAASIAGMVLTTECIVADLPEKKDSSPAGGGMGGDFDY, from the coding sequence ATGGCTAAGCGCATCATTTACAACGAGCAAGCCCGCCGAGCACTCGAGCGAGGTATTGACATTTTGGCTGAATCAGTCGCGGTAACTTTAGGCCCAAAAGGTCGTAATGTTGTCCTAGAAAAAAAGTTTGGTGCACCTCAAATAATCAATGATGGTGTAACCATTGCTAAGGAGATCGAACTCGAAGATCACATTGAAAACACTGGAGTTGCGCTCATTCGTCAAGCAGCTTCAAAAACTAATGACGCTGCTGGCGATGGAACAACTACCGCAACTGTTCTTGCTCATGCGATGGTCAAAGCAGGTTTGAAAAACGTTGCCGCAGGTGCTAATGCCATCACTTTAAAAAAAGGAATTGATAAAGCAACTGAATTTCTGGTTGAAAAAATAAAAGATCATTCCAAACCAATCAGTGACAGTAACGCTATTGCCCAATGTGGAACAATAGCTGCTGGTAATGATGATGAAGTCGGCAAGATGATTGCTGATGCAATGGATAAAGTTGGCAAAGAAGGAGTAATTTCCTTAGAGGAGGGCAAATCAATGACCACAGAATTAGAGGTCACTGAAGGAATGCGCTTTGATAAGGGGTACATTTCTCCTTACTTTGCAACTGATACTGAGAGAATGGAAGCAGTATTGGATGAGCCTTACATTTTGCTTACTGACAAAAAAATTGGCCTAGTGCAAGATCTTGTTCCAGTTTTAGAGCAAGTAGCTAAAACCGGTAAACCTCTTCTAATCATTGCTGAAGATATAGAAAAAGAAGCTTTGGCTACATTAGTCGTCAATCGCTTAAGAGGTGTTCTAAACGTTGCAGCTGTTAAGGCTCCTGGTTTTGGTGATCGTAGAAAGGCGATGCTTGAAGATATGGCTGTTCTAACTAATGGTCAACTCATAACTGAGGATGCAGGATTAAAACTTGAGAATGCAACTCTTGATATGCTCGGAACTTCAAGGAGAGTGACAATCAATAAGGACACATCAACAATTGTTGCTGAAGGCAATGAAGTAGCTGTAAAAGCAAGATGTGAACAAATTAAGAAGCAGATGGATGAGACCGACTCAACCTATGACAAAGAAAAACTGCAAGAAAGATTAGCTAAACTTTCTGGTGGAGTGGCTGTAGTGAAGGTTGGAGCTGCGACTGAGACTGAGATGAAAGATAAGAAACTTCGATTAGAGGATGCAATTAACGCAACTAAGGCTGCAGTTGAAGAAGGCATTGTTCCTGGTGGTGGAACTACACTCGCTCATTTGGCTCCTGCATTGGGAGATTGGTCCTCCTCCAATCTTCAAGGTGAGGAATTAATCGGTGCAAATATTGTTGAAGCTGCTCTTACATCTCCATTAATGCGCATAGCTGAAAATGCTGGGGCTAATGGAGCAGTTGTTGCAGAAAATGTTAAATCTAAGCCGGTCAATGATGGCTATAATGCTGCAACTGGTGAATATGTAGACATGTTATCTGCTGGAATCGTTGATCCTGCGAAGGTAACAAGATCTGGTTTGCAAAATGCTGCTTCAATAGCAGGAATGGTTCTTACCACTGAATGCATAGTTGCTGATCTACCTGAGAAGAAAGATTCTTCCCCAGCAGGGGGTGGAATGGGTGGTGATTTTGATTACTAA